One segment of Sesamum indicum cultivar Zhongzhi No. 13 linkage group LG4, S_indicum_v1.0, whole genome shotgun sequence DNA contains the following:
- the LOC105161294 gene encoding transcriptional activator DEMETER — protein MNLGKGFSVPWEKGMKQNGEIWIPATPEKPVLQRGNSAESKMPASQRGEGNWQDLLGIYTGLLQNEAASERPQKFNPNVVLSPNGRECSVQGVAPGETYNWLQQNYNPTGVIPVSTRVQSSRDVVPVGNYNRLPWNFNPSDRLGINIMDRNIQDVRTLQNSRSLNQNAGGVGSSVQNVGEAIPPQKVNSLAELMGMRSATRAPLPNLAPNGSTYVVGRPTSICLHSQGERNQMAYTLVGGKHQQNHVLHAIGDGDGYNLHEMPNSRLAVPCWPDYNINVRPRLEAGESSSAPRPFPLGPVTPDQQKQPKNYHIIQVPSLLIDETSTQGKDKQETAVLSAQPQILESQCNEFSLNTLDKPTGAVLTPPKEKNNAGGENGGIDLNETPQQKTPKRRKHRPKVVVEGKPKRTPKPAAKKSSTPNENPTTKRKYERRNGSKTSTSPSTDAVNVVEASNMEPAKRSCKRVLNFDLDTGEQKKSQGREFDYQAQDNEGCKLPFNLNLDSDIAERSKELSEPSASTPKVRQQKICGKEIQWIETAHDFVPSNNIPPLESTPVATTASPPLTSTLNIIARSLNVRNASINQSSGSNRYSQVHNPISGGLAQLVIQANTIAPNLECRRQPVTQSTPHILEDLVNVTEHKGSKREHSHPELRQPHAITLMGSQLWSHGVSATDNCDRDSSKLLQNSFETGKKKKIDEKFHGTSSSMPSGITAVDNFSGQIESRSMIFPAQNSRMHQNSGLTDSNSNELSNCRHSNDKLNMVTCDWYTTYPDFRHKFQQQPASSQVHLCAEQMAQNTSNLAKKKSTDSLTAVTNWNLESASQQHPKSIPPNEIINAPDRVAVKRRTAGQTSSKKLLITDKCLQQESKNLRSYGHSSKKVTGSDEENRTLSYIDDIADRMKDLCINDKGKGIERKEQTALVPYRGDGAIVPFEEFDPVKKKKPRPRVDLDPETNRLWNLLMGKEGSASAETMETDKQKWWEEERKVFRGRVDSFIARMHLVQGDRRFSKWKGSVVDSVIGVFLTQNVSDHLSSSAFMSLAAKFPLKSKTVRQPCCENGESPSVECHEVRITYPDGTTYDHRILRQPSYNQSSVTSTESSEYRGENVMTEKRTSIISDHTRRTEEEIISSQSSSESFIFQASEDIRSSSGSNSEAEDGWNFSKNLGYLSVSEHTDRIAALQQSQFQFMGSLFPDKRPLIGHQQLENPVYRQNPGPANSSNGHSYPSISKVPHHQSSVPSSSTNSWLSLEKWEADVLAFSGKESISSLVSTDFDISNRVGVECRNNNIGQSPNITFTAIQDGRAKLQPSAMNHAIPNKNLELQTDFIDVSQNGNGQHSINHKQGKQEDFHKDSVFRMDPTGPGEASTQPSDTWKHDDRRLEPTEVGQVDSSGGPSVKVSPTTPNARKRKAEKEKAEPFNWDTLRKQVQPKAGTIGRSREAMDSLDYEALRNADVREISDTIKERGMNNMLAERMKDFLNRIVQDHERIDLEWLRDVPPDKSKDYLLSIRGLGLKSVECVRLLTLHHLAFPVDTNVGRIAVRLGWVPLQPLPESLQLHLLELYPVLESIQKYLWPRLCKLDQETLYELHYQMITFGKVFCTKREPNCNACPMRGECRHFASAFASARLALPGPEGRQMTSSASQYSARKSSEVVIKPIALPASEDNIERGTGLTRNSEPLIEEPTTPEPPTEVSEKDMEDAFYEDPDEIPVIKLNVEEFTTNLQSFMQEQMEVGEGDMSKALVALSPELASIPMPKLKHVSRLRTEHQVYELPDSHPLLKGMDRREPDDPSPYLLAIWTPGETADSVQPPEIKCSFQEGGGLCNKKTCFSCNSTREAQAQTVRGTILIPCRTAMRGSFPLNGTYFQVNEVFADHESSLNPIDVPRSLIWNLPRRTVFFGTSVSTIFKGMSTEDIQYCFWKGFVCVRGFDQKTRAPRPLKARLHLPASKMAKQNE, from the exons ATGAATTTGGGGAAGGGATTTTCGGTTCCCTGGGAGAAAGGGATGAAGCAGAATGGGGAGATTTGGATTCCGGCAACGCCAGAGAAGCCGGTTTTGCAGAGAGGAAATAGTGCAGAATCTAAAATGCCAGCGTCTCAGAGAGGGGAAGGGAATTGGCAGGATTTGCTGGGAATTTACACTGGGCTTTTACAGAATGAGGCGGCTAGTGAGCGGCCTCAAAAGTTCAATCCAAATGTCGTTCTAAGTCCTAATGGCAGGGAATGTAGCGTTCAAGGTGTTGCTCCAGGCGAGACGTATAACTGGCTGCAGCAGAATTACAATCCGACTGGGGTCATTCCAGTGAGCACCAGAGTCCAGAGTAGTCGAGATGTTGTTCCTGTTGGGAACTATAACCGGCTGCCTTGGAATTTTAACCCCAGTGACCGTTTAGGTATAAACATCATGGATCGTAACATTCAAGATGTTAGAACATTGCAGAATTCGAGAAGTTTGAACCAAAATGCTGGAGGTGTTGGGTCAAGCGTGCAGAATGTAGGTGAAGCCATCCCTCCTCAGAAAGTTAATTCTTTAGCAGAATTGATGGGCATGAGGAGTGCTACTCGTGCACCGCTACCGAATCTAGCACCAAACGGGAGCACTTACGTCGTGGGCAGACCAACTAGTATTTGTCTACATTCGCAAGGTGAAAGGAACCAGATGGCTTACACATTGGTTGGTGGAAAACACCAGCAAAATCACGTCTTGCATGCAATCGGTGACGGTGATGGTTACAACCTACACGAAATGCCAAATA GTAGACTTGCAGTCCCTTGCTGGCCCGACTATAACATAAATGTACGTCCAAGATTGGAAGCAGGGGAATCCTCAAGTGCCCCAAGGCCATTCCCATTGGGGCCAGTAACGCCAGATCAGCAAAAGCAGCCAAAGAATTACCACATCATTCAAGTACCAAGTTTGTTGATAGATGAAACCTCAACTCAGGGCAAAGATAAGCAAGAAACTGCTGTCTTGTCTGCACAACCTCAAATTCTCGAGAGCCAATGTAATGAATTCTCACTCAACACTTTGGATAAGCCAACTGGAGCAGTTTTGACGCCACCAAAGGAAAAGAACAATGCTGGTGGTGAAAATGGAGGAATTGATCTCAACGAGACACCACAACAAAAAACACCCAAGAGAAGGAAACATCGGCCAAAGGTAGTGGTTGAAGGTAAACCGAAAAGGACTCCCAAGCCTGCTGCTAAAAAAAGCAGCACTCCTAATGAAAATCCTACTACAAAAAGAAAGTATGAGAGGAGAAATGGCAGTAAAACCTCAACAAGCCCATCGACTGATGCAGTAAATGTGGTTGAAGCATCCAATATGGAACCTGCCAAGAGATCATGCAAAAGGGTGTTAAACTTTGACTTAGATACTggagaacaaaagaaaagccaGGGAAGAGAATTTGACTACCAAGCACAGGACAATGAAGGGTGTAAGCTTccttttaatttgaatttggattCTGATATAGCAGAGAGGTCTAAAGAATTAAGCGAGCCATCGGCATCCACACCAAAGGTACGGCAGCAAAAGATATGTGGAAAAGAGATACAATGGATAGAGACTGCACATGATTTTGTCCCCTCAAATAACATCCCTCCCCTAGAATCCACACCAGTGGCAACTACAGCATCGCCACCACTGACATCTACTCTGAATATCATTGCCAGGAGTTTGAATGTCAGAAATGCTAGTATAAATCAAAGTAGTGGCAGTAATAGGTACAGTCAGGTTCATAATCCCATCAGTGGAGGCCTTGCCCAGCTTGTCATTCAAGCAAATACCATAGCACCAAACTTAGAATGTAGAAGACAACCAGTAACTCAGAGTACACCTCATATTCTGGAGGATTTGGTGAACGTTACTGAGCATAAAGGATCCAAGAGAGAGCACAGCCATCCTGAGCTGAGACAGCCCCATGCTATCACCCTCATGGGTTCTCAATTGTGGTCCCACGGAGTCTCTGCAACAGACAATTGTGACAGAGATAGCAGCAAATTATTGCAGAACAGTTTTGAAACaggcaagaaaaagaagattgACGAAAAATTTCATGGAACCTCGTCCAGCATGCCTTCTGGCATTACAGCTGTTGATAATTTCTCAGGACAAATTGAAAGCAGGAGTATGATTTTCCCTGCACAAAACTCCAGAATGCACCAGAACAGTGGGTTAACAGATTCTAATAGTAATGAACTGAGCAACTGCAGACATTCGAATGATAAACTGAACATGGTCACTTGTGATTGGTATACGACCTACCCAGATTTCAGGCATAAGTTTCAGCAGCAACCTGCTTCATCTCAAGTGCATTTATGTGCAGAACAAATGGCACAGAATACATCCAACCTTGCTAAAAAGAAAAGCACTGACTCCCTCACTGCAGTTACTAACTGGAATCTGGAGTCTGCATCACAACAACACCCTAAATCCATTCCaccaaatgaaattataaatgcgCCTGATCGTGTTGCAGTCAAGAGACGGACTGCTGGACAGACATCATCCAAAAAATTGCTGATTACAGATAAATGTCTTCAGCAAGAGTCCAAGAACTTGAGAAGTTATGGGCATTCCTCCAAGAAAGTCACAG GGTCAGATGAAGAAAACAGAACTTTATCATACATTGATGATATTGCCGACCGCATGAAAGATTTGTGCATCAATGATAAAGGCAAGGGAATAGAAAGGAAAGAGCAAACTGCACTTGTTCCATACAGAGGAGATGGTGCCATTGTTCCATTTGAGGAATTTGATCCagtcaaaaaaaagaaaccacGGCCTAGAGTGGACCTTGATCCGGAGACAAATAGGCTGTGGAACCTTTTAATGGGTAAGGAAGGAAGTGCAAGTGCAGAAACAATGGAAActgataaacaaaaatggtgggaagaagaaagaaaagtctTCCGGGGTCGAGTCGACTCATTCATCGCACGAATGCATCTAGTTCAAG GGGACAGGCGATTCTCCAAGTGGAAAGGATCAGTTGTTGACTCAGTGATAGGAGTATTTCTCACACAAAATGTTTCAGATCATCTTTCAAG CTCTGCTTTTATGTCTCTTGCAGCCAAGTTCCCTCTCAAATCAAAAACTGTGAGACAACCATGCTGTGAAAATGGGGAAAGTCCATCAGTTGAATGCCATGAGGTTCGCATAACATATCCAGATGGAACAACTTATGATCACAGAATTTTAAGACAACCATCATACAACCAAAGCTCAGTGACATCCACTGAATCATCTGAATACAGGGGAGAAAATGTCATGACAGAAAAAAGAACCTCCATAATAAGCGACCATACTAGGAGAACAGAGGAAGAGATTATTTCATCACAAAGTTCTTCAgagtcttttatttttcaagcaTCTGAAGATATCAGATCAAGCTCAGGATCAAACTCAGAGGCAGAAGATGGGTGGAATTTCAGCAAAAACCTTGGTTATCTAAGTGTTTCTGAACACACTGACAGAATTGCTGCATTGCAGCAATCTCAGTTTCAGTTCATGGGAAGTTTATTCCCAGATAAGAGGCCTTTGATTGGTCATCAGCAATTAGAAAATCCAGTATACAGGCAAAATCCAGGACCAGCCAACAGCAGCAATGGACATTCTTATCCATCCATTTCCAAAGTCCCTCATCATCAGAGCTCAGTACCCTCATCCTCCACTAATTCCTGGCTGAGCCTGGAAAAATGGGAAGCAGATGTTCTTGCATTCTCGGGAAAGGAAAGCATATCTTCTTTGGTTTCAACAGACTTTGATATTAGCAATAGAGTAGGTGTGGAATGCAGAAACAACAACATAGGACAGAGCCcaaatattacttttacaGCCATACAAGATGGAAGAGCAAAACTTCAGCCATCAGCAATGAATCATGCAATTCCAAACAAAAACCTTGAACTGCAAACTGATTTTATAGATGTGTCTCAGAATGGAAATGGCCAACATTCCATCAATCATAAGCAAGGAAAACAAGAGGACTTTCACAAGGATAGTGTGTTTCGGATGGACCCCACAGGACCTGGTGAAGCATCTACACAACCAAGTG ATACCTGGAAACACGATGACAGAAGACTTGAACCAACTGAAGTGGGACAAGTGGATTCTTCCGGCGGACCATCCGTTAAGGTCAGCCCCACAACCCCAAAtgcaagaaagagaaaggCTGAGAAGGAGAAGGCAGAACCATTTAATTGGGATACCTTGAGAAAGCAGGTGCAACCGAAAGCTGGAACAATTGGAAGAAGCAGGGAGGCAATGGACTCCCTAGATTATGAAGCATTACGAAATGCTGATGTCCGTGAGATCTCTGATACAATCAAAGAGAGGGGAATGAATAATATGCTAGCAGAGCGAATGAAA GATTTCCTCAATCGTATAGTTCAAGATCATGAAAGAATTGATCTAGAATGGTTGAGAGATGTCCCACCGGACAAATCCAA GGATTATCTATTGAGCATACGAGGGCTAGGGCTAAAGAGCGTGGAGTGTGTACGCCTTTTAACTCTTCATCATCTTGCTTTCCCG GTTGACACAAATGTTGGGCGCATTGCTGTTCGACTTGGATGGGTTCCTCTACAACCCCTCCCTGAGTCACTCCAGCTGCATCTCCTTGAACT TTATCCAGTGCTGGAATCAATCCAGAAATATCTTTGGCCCAGGCTCTGCAAGCTGGATCAGGAAACatt GTATGAGCTACACTACCAAATGATTACTTTCGGAAAG GTTTTCTGCACAAAGAGAGAGCCAAACTGCAATGCATGTCCAATGAGAGGAGAATGCCGACATTTTGCAAGTGCTTTTGCAAG TGCAAGACTTGCTCTTCCAGGGCCAGAAGGGAGACAAATGACCAGTTCAGCTTCCCAATATAGTGCAAGGAAAAGCtctgaagtagtaataaagcCTATCGCACTACCTGCGTCCGAGGATAACATAGAGAGGGGAACGGGGTTGACAAGAAATTCTGAACCACTCATTGAGGAACCAACAACCCCAGAGCCACCCACAGAAGTGTCAGAAAAAGACATGGAGGATGCATTCTATGAGGATCCAGATGAAATTCCTGTCATAAAGCTCAATGTAGAAGAATTCACAACAAACTTGCAGAGCTTTATGCAAGAGCAGATGGAAGTGGGAGAAGGTGATATGTCAAAAGCCCTAGTTGCTTTGAGTCCAGAACTTGCTTCTATACCAATGCCCAAACTAAAGCACGTCAGTCGACTGCGGACAGAGCATCAAGT GTACGAACTCCCAGACTCACATCCGCTACTGAAAGGG ATGGACAGACGAGAACCCGACGATCCAAGTCCGTACCTTCTGGCTATATGGACTCCAG GTGAGACAGCAGATTCAGTCCAACCTCCAGAAATTAAATGCAGCTTTCAGGAAGGAGGCGGCCTGTGCAACAAGAAAACATGCTTTTCATGCAATAGCACAAGAGAAGCACAGGCTCAAACAGTCAGAGGCACAATTCTG ATACCTTGCAGAACAGCAATGAGAGGCAGTTTTCCTCTTAATGGCACATATTTCCAGGTCAATGAG GTATTTGCGGATCACGAATCCAGTTTGAACCCTATCGATGTGCCGAGAAGTTTGATATGGAACCTGCCAAGAAGAACTGTATTTTTTGGCACTTCTGTCTCAACAATTTTCAAAg GCATGTCAACTGAAGATATCCAGTACTGCTTCTGGAAAG GGTTCGTATGTGTCAGAGGATTTGACCAGAAAACTCGAGCACCGCGACCTCTAAAGGCCAGGTTGCATTTACCTGCAAGTAAGATGGCAAAGCAAAACGAGTAA